A stretch of Candidatus Paceibacter sp. DNA encodes these proteins:
- a CDS encoding ferritin family protein: MNDIKSILETAISEEVKASRFYSNFAFQMEDRGARLKFEVMAAIELRHYEYLLSYYQEKFQQTPVLQESGEWKIVRPETPSITASFGEAIKIIVDTEWRAYEFYKKAFEISTDENDRKIFKTLADMELSHYEQFRTEYNYLTESTIRFASEDIPWMMEVY; this comes from the coding sequence ATGAATGATATCAAAAGCATCTTAGAAACGGCTATTTCAGAAGAAGTGAAGGCAAGTCGATTTTACTCCAATTTTGCATTCCAGATGGAAGATAGGGGTGCGCGCTTAAAATTTGAGGTCATGGCCGCCATTGAGTTAAGGCACTACGAATATCTTCTGTCGTATTATCAGGAGAAATTTCAGCAAACACCCGTTTTGCAAGAATCCGGAGAATGGAAGATTGTCCGGCCTGAAACGCCGTCCATAACGGCATCATTTGGGGAGGCTATTAAGATTATTGTGGACACAGAATGGAGGGCGTATGAATTTTATAAAAAGGCCTTCGAAATCTCAACCGATGAGAACGATCGAAAGATCTTTAAAACGCTTGCTGATATGGAATTATCCCATTATGAACAATTCAGGACAGAATATAATTATCTGACAGAAAGCACAATCCGTTTTGCCAGCGAAGATATCCCGTGGATGATGGAAGTATATTAA
- a CDS encoding DUF4258 domain-containing protein: MKIIWTKHAEERQKEWEKRLGVTRQEVEDLVNYPEQIVPGDMDALVAQTKTRKGLLRVPFVEIEGKRKLLTVYWTSKIERYWKEEKENADKI, translated from the coding sequence ATGAAGATTATATGGACAAAACATGCTGAAGAACGACAGAAGGAATGGGAGAAAAGGCTTGGAGTTACAAGACAGGAAGTGGAAGATTTGGTAAACTATCCTGAACAAATTGTTCCTGGCGACATGGATGCGCTTGTTGCGCAGACAAAAACTCGTAAAGGTTTATTGCGAGTTCCTTTTGTAGAAATCGAAGGGAAGAGAAAACTTTTGACTGTTTATTGGACCAGTAAAATAGAGAGATACTGGAAGGAGGAAAAAGAGAATGCGGATAAAATATGA
- a CDS encoding UPF0175 family protein, with translation MKTEEIKIKYPVGLEHAIHMTKDELEQHICLMAALKMFELGKISLGKAAELAGMSRRGRCKVCKREIS, from the coding sequence ATGAAAACAGAAGAAATTAAGATAAAATATCCAGTGGGTTTGGAACATGCAATTCACATGACAAAGGATGAACTGGAACAGCATATATGCTTGATGGCTGCATTGAAGATGTTTGAACTTGGAAAGATATCATTGGGCAAGGCTGCTGAGCTTGCAGGAATGTCGCGTAGGGGAAGATGTAAAGTATGCAAAAGAGAAATAAGTTAG
- a CDS encoding DUF3368 domain-containing protein, translated as MIGTVGVIRFAWTKGLIKEPIHEINKLRMNGFWISEKIIKQFEKDIEGKMSS; from the coding sequence ATGATCGGTACAGTTGGTGTTATTAGATTTGCATGGACAAAAGGCTTAATAAAAGAACCAATCCATGAGATAAATAAGTTACGGATGAACGGCTTCTGGATAAGTGAGAAAATTATCAAACAGTTTGAAAAAGATATAGAGGGTAAGATGTCGTCTTGA
- a CDS encoding Uma2 family endonuclease, which yields MSKETETLVEERKKRRKIPKELIYEMTRGSPIYYRDYDKVLAGGKTLEEVRGSSGLQSYLITLILNLLLSKLSGKYVVLSNEVGFKFPPKSRRNLDIAIFEKEKVKDSLLKDEYIAVPPKVVIEVDTKADLKKYGDVTHYINEKTDDLLGSGVERVIWVLMKERKVMVAEKGKRWFITDWDDEINYIEDIKCSINQLLKM from the coding sequence ATGAGTAAAGAAACAGAAACTTTAGTTGAAGAAAGGAAAAAAAGAAGAAAAATACCAAAAGAACTTATCTATGAAATGACGAGAGGAAGTCCAATATATTACAGAGATTATGATAAGGTTTTGGCTGGCGGAAAAACACTGGAGGAGGTTAGGGGAAGCAGTGGGTTGCAATCATATCTGATTACCCTTATTTTAAATCTTTTATTGTCAAAATTAAGTGGTAAATATGTGGTCTTATCGAACGAGGTGGGGTTTAAATTTCCTCCAAAAAGCCGGAGGAATCTGGATATTGCGATTTTTGAGAAAGAAAAAGTAAAGGATTCTTTGCTTAAGGACGAGTATATTGCAGTTCCGCCCAAGGTTGTTATTGAAGTAGATACAAAAGCTGATTTAAAAAAATACGGTGATGTTACTCATTATATAAACGAAAAAACAGATGATTTGCTTGGTTCGGGGGTAGAAAGGGTAATATGGGTGCTTATGAAGGAACGAAAGGTTATGGTCGCGGAAAAAGGCAAGAGGTGGTTTATCACCGATTGGGATGATGAAATAAATTATATTGAAGACATAAAATGCTCCATAAATCAATTGTTGAAAATGTAA
- a CDS encoding UpxY family transcription antiterminator, producing MDRNIAYWFAVHTRSRHEKQVDSFLKEKYIDSFLPLIKTLSRRRDRRAFVNLPLFPGYLFVNIPLDNVFDVISTRGVVRIIGTDPLTPTPIPEKQVNDIKILVSSNVKLDPYKYLQSGTKVRVKSGPLMGLEGILLKRKANYRVVVSVDLLQRSTAAEVSIADIDSID from the coding sequence ATGGATAGGAACATCGCTTACTGGTTTGCTGTTCATACGAGATCTCGCCATGAAAAGCAGGTTGATTCGTTTCTAAAGGAAAAATACATTGATTCATTCCTTCCCCTTATCAAAACATTAAGCCGCAGAAGAGACAGAAGGGCATTTGTTAACTTGCCTCTCTTTCCTGGATATCTGTTTGTAAATATACCATTAGATAATGTATTTGATGTAATAAGCACAAGAGGTGTGGTAAGAATAATTGGTACTGACCCTCTTACACCGACACCTATTCCAGAGAAACAAGTAAATGATATAAAAATACTGGTAAGTAGTAACGTTAAACTGGATCCTTATAAATATTTACAAAGCGGTACAAAAGTGCGAGTTAAGTCTGGTCCTTTAATGGGGTTAGAGGGTATTCTTTTAAAGAGAAAAGCAAACTACCGGGTGGTTGTTTCGGTAGATTTGTTACAAAGGTCTACGGCGGCGGAAGTTTCAATAGCCGATATCGACTCGATTGATTGA